One stretch of Deltaproteobacteria bacterium DNA includes these proteins:
- a CDS encoding flavin reductase family protein, with the protein MSEDKKQEELAKALGRIPSGIGVLITQDEEENPQTLLCSWFQQLSFDPPLIGVAIKKGSEIGNCIQDSELFVLNILADGDQKNSIAYLECELRHVFEIGDHRLYVGEAVAGKLNEEGAPQVHLRRDGFKY; encoded by the coding sequence GTGAGTGAAGATAAAAAACAGGAAGAATTGGCAAAGGCCTTGGGTCGCATTCCCAGTGGCATTGGAGTACTCATTACTCAGGATGAGGAAGAGAATCCTCAAACCCTGTTGTGTTCCTGGTTTCAGCAACTCAGTTTTGATCCTCCCCTCATTGGAGTAGCTATTAAAAAAGGGAGTGAGATTGGAAATTGTATCCAGGATTCTGAACTTTTTGTGCTGAATATTTTGGCCGATGGAGATCAAAAAAATAGTATCGCTTATTTAGAATGTGAACTTCGGCACGTGTTTGAAATAGGGGATCATCGTTTGTATGTGGGAGAAGCGGTGGCTGGAAAATTGAATGAAGAAGGGGCCCCGCAAGTGCATCTCAGGAGAGATGGGTTTAAGTATTAA
- a CDS encoding MFS transporter, with product MQKKSLITIFLVVFIDLVGFGMVIPILPYYAKSYGGSGFTMGLLMMSYSGMQFLFSPFWGRLSDRIGRRPVILTCITGIGASMILLGLAPNLTLLFIARLLAGFFGANISAASAYIADITPPDQRAKGMGLIGAAFGLGFLFGPALVGILGKLGILAKWGYGSVGFMAATLALINLLFAFSSLQEPKLNEEIRKEHRHKGGREVWRNTLASPQRAIPIFLFFLVTFAFSQMETTFALYLLARFHLDAEHASFILALMAVIMVLVQGGAIGRLSKKWGEIKLAQSGTLLMGSGLLLASFAPSLAFFVFFLCLLALGSSLTNPSLSALLSKNSGSDVQGLSMGVFQSAGSLARMFGPPLGGLLFDHYGIQSPFVGAAFLFFVGMGTLFAKQEVFRQK from the coding sequence ATGCAAAAAAAATCTCTTATTACCATTTTTCTTGTAGTCTTCATCGATCTTGTCGGCTTTGGGATGGTGATTCCCATACTTCCTTACTATGCAAAGTCTTACGGTGGTTCGGGGTTCACCATGGGGCTTTTGATGATGAGCTACTCCGGCATGCAATTTTTATTTTCACCTTTTTGGGGAAGATTGTCCGACCGCATCGGTAGACGTCCTGTCATTCTCACCTGCATCACCGGAATTGGGGCCTCGATGATTTTATTGGGACTGGCCCCCAACCTGACCCTCCTTTTTATAGCTCGATTGCTGGCCGGTTTTTTTGGAGCCAATATCTCCGCGGCCTCCGCCTACATCGCCGACATTACGCCGCCTGACCAGCGCGCCAAAGGAATGGGCCTCATTGGAGCCGCTTTTGGATTGGGTTTTTTGTTTGGTCCTGCCTTGGTAGGCATCTTGGGAAAATTGGGAATCCTTGCAAAATGGGGTTATGGATCGGTAGGTTTTATGGCCGCCACTCTTGCCTTGATTAATTTACTTTTTGCATTCTCTTCCCTTCAAGAACCCAAACTGAACGAAGAAATTCGAAAAGAGCATCGTCACAAAGGAGGGAGAGAAGTCTGGAGAAATACTTTGGCTTCTCCCCAACGTGCAATTCCCATCTTTCTTTTTTTCCTGGTTACTTTTGCCTTTTCCCAAATGGAAACCACTTTTGCCCTGTATCTGTTGGCAAGATTTCATCTGGATGCAGAACACGCCTCCTTCATTTTGGCATTGATGGCAGTCATTATGGTGCTCGTTCAAGGAGGCGCCATTGGGAGACTTTCCAAAAAATGGGGAGAAATAAAACTGGCTCAATCGGGAACTCTACTCATGGGCTCTGGCTTATTACTCGCCAGCTTCGCCCCATCTCTGGCTTTTTTCGTCTTCTTTCTTTGCCTGCTCGCCCTGGGATCTTCCCTCACTAACCCTTCCCTGTCGGCCCTGCTTTCAAAAAATTCCGGCTCGGATGTTCAAGGATTAAGCATGGGCGTTTTTCAATCCGCAGGAAGCCTGGCACGCATGTTCGGCCCACCTTTGGGAGGGCTGCTATTTGACCATTATGGAATTCAAAGCCCCTTTGTGGGAGCAGCCTTTTTGTTTTTTGTGGGGATGGGGACGTTATTTGCCAAGCAAGAGGTCTTTCGTCAAAAATAA
- the holA gene encoding DNA polymerase III subunit delta — protein MHSIYLILNEDPYLADQALAKLRSELKKEKNEFEDLSFDASEMGVEALLNELNSFSFFSSYKLIRIQNAEKFKKNDWEKIIPIQKDNEGACLYISCANKTLYKELNKQAQGSLMAIECLKPKPRDLPQFLIQAARKEGKEISLDNARLIFDLIGDDLAFALGQLELLALFTQDKKRIEAEDIHALLSETSEKNVFAFTRSLSQENLVQGNLGLCFGLLEKILKQGEAPVKLMGLLARHFRIVLKTKLLQRHGASQSDICQQLKIPPFGFSEYATQAAELSWKKLIRLYSKLAEGDMHLKSVPLPAEKIFQKFLLGVFES, from the coding sequence ATGCATAGCATTTACCTCATTCTCAACGAAGATCCTTATCTGGCCGATCAGGCCTTGGCAAAGCTGCGCTCGGAATTAAAAAAAGAAAAAAACGAATTTGAAGACCTCTCTTTTGATGCCTCCGAAATGGGTGTGGAGGCCCTTCTCAATGAGCTGAATTCTTTTTCTTTTTTTTCAAGTTATAAACTCATTCGTATTCAAAATGCCGAGAAATTTAAAAAAAACGATTGGGAAAAAATAATTCCCATTCAAAAAGATAATGAAGGGGCCTGTCTTTATATCTCTTGTGCAAATAAAACTCTTTATAAGGAGTTGAATAAGCAGGCTCAAGGCTCCTTGATGGCTATTGAGTGTTTGAAGCCTAAACCCCGCGATTTGCCGCAATTTTTAATTCAGGCCGCCAGGAAAGAAGGAAAAGAAATCAGCTTGGACAACGCGCGACTGATTTTTGATTTAATCGGTGACGACCTCGCATTTGCCTTGGGGCAATTGGAGCTGCTTGCTCTGTTTACTCAAGATAAAAAACGAATTGAAGCCGAAGATATCCATGCCTTACTGAGTGAAACTTCAGAAAAAAACGTATTTGCTTTTACTCGCAGTCTATCCCAAGAAAACCTGGTCCAAGGAAACCTGGGGCTTTGCTTTGGGCTGCTCGAAAAAATATTAAAACAAGGGGAAGCGCCTGTAAAATTGATGGGTTTATTGGCCCGGCATTTTCGTATTGTTCTTAAAACAAAACTGCTTCAACGCCACGGAGCCTCTCAAAGCGATATTTGCCAGCAATTAAAAATTCCACCCTTTGGATTTTCAGAATATGCCACTCAAGCAGCAGAACTCAGTTGGAAAAAACTCATTCGACTTTACTCGAAGCTGGCAGAAGGGGACATGCATCTCAAAAGCGTTCCTTTGCCTGCTGAGAAAATTTTTCAGAAATTCTTATTGGGAGTTTTTGAGTCCTAA